A region from the Corylus avellana chromosome ca7, CavTom2PMs-1.0 genome encodes:
- the LOC132187566 gene encoding putative clathrin assembly protein At4g40080, whose amino-acid sequence MFIISPTEEARKGGMGHVTKVRDIIGLIKDKASQSKAALLSKPSKLSLHLALLRATTHDSFNPPDVKHIATILSFGHSSRATASVAIEALMDRLQSTRDSSVALKCLITVHHVIKHGSFILHDQLSVYPSNGGRNYLKLSNFRDGSSPITWELSSWVRWYAQYIETLLCTSRILGLFLATSSSSSTTLDKDKQEETISALMNQDLLKQTVSLVGLMEEICKRPDSLHVTGNKLVGEIMRFVGEDCLSATNEVSIRITDFRERLNGMSFGESVELVCALKRLENCKERLFELSTGKKSFIESFWSLVSEIKDRVGRQKVYEDDGKLLLKARSEKVSESARFSERVLRRSDDSVQFSSGRLGLDGFPFQILESVEPYA is encoded by the coding sequence ATGTTTATAATTTCTCCTACAGAAGAAGCTAGGAAAGGAGGCATGGGGCACGTAACAAAGGTAAGAGACATCATAGGCCTAATCAAGGACAAGGCCTCCCAAAGCAAAGCGGCCCTGCTCTCCAAACCCAGCAAACTCTCTCTCCACCTAGCCCTCCTCCGCGCCACCACCCACGACTCCTTCAACCCTCCCGATGTCAAACACATCGCCACCATCCTCTCCTTCGGCCACAGCTCACGCGCCACCGCCTCTGTCGCCATCGAGGCCCTCATGGACCGGCTCCAGAGCACCCGCGACTCCTCCGTCGCCCTCAAGTGCCTAATCACCGTCCACCACGTCATCAAGCACGGCAGCTTCATCCTCCACGACCAGCTCTCCGTGTACCCCTCCAACGGCGGCAGAAACTACCTCAAGCTCTCAAACTTCCGTGACGGCTCAAGCCCCATCACGTGGGAGCTCTCTTCATGGGTCCGATGGTACGCGCAATACATAGAGACCCTTTTGTGCACCTCTAGGattttgggtttatttcttgccacctcttcatcttcatctaCTACTCTAGATAAAGATAAGCAAGAAGAAACAATCTCAGCGCTTATGAATCAGGATTTGCTTAAACAAACTGTTTCGTTGGTGGGTTTGATGGAAGAGATTTGTAAAAGACCGGATTCTTTGCACGTGACAGGTAACAAGTTAGTGGGCGAGATTATGCGTTTTGTTGGCGAGGACTGTTTGTCGGCCACAAACGAGGTTTCGATCCGAATCACCGATTTTAGGGAGAGGCTGAATGGTATGAGTTTTGGTGAATCGGTCGAGTTGGTTTGCGCTTTGAAAAGGCTAGAGAATTGCAAGGAGCGGCTTTTCGAGTTGTCCACCGGAAAAAAGAGCTTCATCGAGAGCTTCTGGAGTTTGGTAAGCGAGATTAAGGATAGGGTTGGGAGGCAGAAGGTGTACGAAGATGACGGTAAATTGTTGCTCAAGGCGAGGAGCGAGAAGGTGAGCGAGTCAGCTCGGTTTTCCGAGCGAGTTCTGAGGAGGTCAGACGACTCGGTCCAGTTCTCTTCCGGAAGGTTGGGCCTGGACGGGTTTCCTTTTCAGATTTTAGAGTCAGTGGAACCGTATGCATGA
- the LOC132186754 gene encoding E3 ubiquitin-protein ligase ATL6-like, with amino-acid sequence MRLKINLSRTTITPCLLLLFLSPLPHRANAQSATDSPSMNVPSQNFSQSMAVVIAFLMCAFFFLAFFSIYCRECLDSRAAEAHTTGQTNRSRHNGLDPAVIETFPILVYSVAKELKMGKGALECAVCLSEFEDYETLRLLPKCSHVFHPDCIDAWLASRSTCPVCRAKLTPVELAPKAAQSTESIQQNSASENGEGEHDDVLINVEDDRMGDCPARTRISGKFPRSHSTGHSLVQPGENTERYTLRLQEEVRKQIVVSGKLKRSSSYNVILGREGCSGGKNSCVDRQVGRPDWWVFSRTPPFVAVKSPKLGAEGQGSVTIGKSFLTSVKMPLDCLGVKAEGVEESSIPSPV; translated from the coding sequence ATGAGACTAAAGATTAATCTCAGCCGTACGACGATCACTCCCTGTCTGCTCCTCTTGTTTCTCTCGCCGCTGCCCCACCGTGCCAATGCACAGTCGGCCACGGATTCACCCTCTATGAACGTTCCGAGCCAAAATTTCAGCCAGTCGATGGCGGTGGTCATCGCGTTCCTCATGTgcgccttcttcttcttggccTTTTTCTCCATCTACTGCCGCGAGTGCTTGGACTCACGCGCCGCCGAGGCCCATACCACCGGCCAAACGAACAGGTCCAGACACAACGGTCTGGACCCGGCCGTGATTGAGACCTTTCCAATCCTCGTCTACTCCGTGGCCAAAGAGCTCAAAATGGGCAAGGGAGCTCTTGAGTGCGCCGTGTGCTTGAGCGAGTTCGAAGACTACGAAACGCTGCGTTTGCTGCCCAAGTGCAGCCACGTGTTCCATCCCGATTGCATCGACGCCTGGTTAGCATCCCGCTCGACGTGCCCGGTTTGCAGGGCTAAGCTCACACCAGTTGAGCTCGCTCCCAAGGCGGCGCAATCGACCGAGTCGATTCAGCAGAACTCGGCGTCAGAAAACGGTGAGGGAGAACACGACGACGTTTTGATCAACGTTGAGGATGATCGTATGGGAGACTGTCCAGCGAGGACGAGAATATCGGGGAAGTTCCCGAGGTCGCACTCGACGGGTCACTCACTGGTTCAACCGGGAGAGAACACAGAGAGGTACACTCTGAGATTGCAGGAGGAGGTGAGGAAGCAGATCGTGGTTAGTGGGAAGCTGAAGCGGTCGAGTAGCTACAACGTCATACTGGGCAGGGAAGGGTGTAGCGGAGGAAAGAATAGCTGTGTGGACCGGCAGGTTGGACGGCCGGACTGGTGGGTGTTCTCGAGGACGCCGCCGTTTGTTGCCGTTAAGTCTCCGAAGTTGGGCGCGGAGGGCCAGGGGAGTGTGACGATTGGGAAGAGCTTCTTGACGTCCGTTAAGATGCCGTTAGATTGTCTTGGCGTAAAGGCCGAGGGAGTGGAAGAATCGTCGATTCCGTCCCCCGTTTGA
- the LOC132187559 gene encoding protein DETOXIFICATION 27-like isoform X2 translates to MPQISSTSVIEESKLPLLDHHLCSTIHSNNKNDGHELRDYFSQRFWIESKKLWHIVGPAIFFRATNYSMIVITQIFAGHLGDLELAAISLAYNVIIGFDFGLLLGLASALETLCGQAFGAKKYYMLGVYLQRAWIILFICCVLILPLFLFTSPILRLMGQPREVAELTGVVAVGIIPLHFCLGFLFPLQRFLQCQLKTGVIAWLSLIVLLMHLITSWLFVYVFKLGVIGTAVTLSFSWWLLALGLLLYTLFGGCPLTWNGFSIDAFSGLWEFTKLSAASGVMICLENWYYRILILITGSLSNAEIDLDALSICMAISSWQMMIPLSFFAGAGVRVANELGAGNGEGARFATVVSVVTSTMIGLGCWFVIMILNHKIALLFSSSEPVLEMVDNLKVLLAFTILLNSIQPVLSGVAVGSGWQAYVAYINLGCYYLLGLPLGYLLGWHFHQGVMGIWAGMMFGGVGIQTLILAMIVGRCNWDKEDTWM, encoded by the exons ATGCCTCAGATCAGCAGTACTAGTGTAATCGAGGAATCAAAGCTCCCCTTACTAGATCATCATTTATGTTCAACCATTCACTCGAATAACAAAAACGATGGTCATGAGCTGCGTGACTACTTTTCGCAAAGGTTTTGGATCGAATCGAAGAAACTATGGCACATTGTTGGCCCTGCAATCTTCTTCCGTGCCACCAACTACTCCATGATAGTAATCACCCAAATCTTTGCCGGTCATTTGGGTGATCTTGAGCTAGCTGCAATCTCACTTGCTTACAATGTCATCATTGGCTTCGACTTTGGTCTTTTG TTAGGACTGGCAAGTGCACTAGAAACGTTGTGCGGCCAAGCTTTTGGAGCCAAAAAGTATTACATGTTAGGTGTATACCTGCAGCGTGCATGGATTATTTTGTTCATTTGTTGCGTTCTGATACTGCCTTTGTTCCTATTTACCTCTCCAATCTTGAGACTCATGGGACAACCTCGGGAGGTGGCGGAGTTAACTGGGGTGGTTGCCGTTGGGATTATACCACTTCACTTCTGCTTGGGATTTCTGTTCCCCCTGCAGAGGTTCTTGCAGTGCCAGCTTAAGACAGGAGTGATCGCATGGCTGTCTTTGATAGTGCTTCTGATGCATTTGATCACAAGCTGGTTGTTTGTGTATGTGTTCAAGCTTGGGGTGATTGGCACTGCTGTAACTTTGAGCTTCTCTTGGTGGCTCTTGGCGCTGGGGTTGCTGCTTTACACACTTTTTGGTGGCTGCCCCTTGACTTGGAATGGTTTCTCCATTGATGCATTTTCTGGTCTCTGGGAATTCACTAAGCTCTCTGCTGCTTCTGGGGTCATGATTTG CTTGGAGAATTGGTACTACAGGATATTGATATTGATCACTGGAAGCCTTAGTAACGCAGAGATTGACCTGGATGCTTTATCCATCTG CATGGCCATTAGTAGCTGGCAGATGATGATTCCACTGTCTTTCTTTGCTGGAGCTGG GGTGAGGGTGGCAAATGAGCTTGGAGCAGGAAATGGAGAAGGGGCAAGGTTTGCCACAGTGGTGTCGGTTGTAACATCTACTATGATCGGCCTAGGATGCTGGTTTGTGATAATGATTTTGAACCACAAAATTGCTCTTTTATTCTCGTCTAGCGAACCTGTCCTGGAAATGGTGGACAACCTCAAAGTTCTCTTGGCTTTTACCATTCTGCTTAACAGTATTCAGCCAGTTCTCTCTG GAGTTGCTGTGGGGTCGGGATGGCAAGCATACGTGGCATACATAAATCTTGGTTGCTATTATTTGTTAGGGCTCCCGCTTGGATACCTTCTTGGATGGCATTTCCACCAAGGTGTCATG GGCATATGGGCTGGAATGATGTTTGGCGGAGTTGGGATCCAGACTTTGATATTGGCCATGATTGTGGGTCGGTGCAACTGGGACAAGGAG GACACATGGATGTAG
- the LOC132187657 gene encoding protein DETOXIFICATION 27-like, giving the protein MMSRSASVEDAKVPLLDDCGSAVRSKVGKDDDDDQDQDLARRVWIESKKLWHIVGPAIFSRLASYSMLIITQAFAGHLGDLELAAISIANNVVVGFDFGLLLGMANALETLCGQAFGAKKYHMLGVYMQRSWIVLFTCCVLLLPLYLFASPVLKLLGQPSEVAELSGRVTMWMIPLHFSFAFQFPLTRFLQSQLKTAVTAWVSLAALVVHVILSWLFVFKLQLGVVGIAVTLNFSWWVLVFGLLGYAVCGGCPLTWTGFSIEAFSHLWDFVKLSAASGLMLCLENWYYRILILMTGNLPNAEIAVDALSICMAINGWEMMIPLAFFAATGVRVANELGAGNGKGAKFATIVSVVTSVIIGLFFWLLIMIFHNEFALIFSSSKPVLQEVNKLSVLLAFTIFLNSVQPVLSGVAVGSGWQSYVAYINLGCYYLIGVPLGFFMGWFFHQGVMGIWAGMIFGGTAVQTLILAIITIRCDWEKEAEKATTHLMNWAADTN; this is encoded by the exons ATGATGTCTAGAAGCGCGTCAGTAGAGGATGCGAAGGTTCCTTTACTGGATGATTGCGGTTCAGCCGTCAGATCAAAAGTTGgaaaagatgatgatgatgatcaggACCAAGATCTGGCACGGAGGGTTTGGATCGAGTCTAAGAAGCTGTGGCACATAGTGGGTCCTGCAATCTTCAGCCGCCTCGCCTCCTACTCCATGTTGATCATCACCCAAGCCTTTGCCGGCCACTTGGGTGACCTTGAGCTCGCTGCAATTTCCATTGCCAATAATGTTGTCGTCGGCTTCGACTTTGGCCTCTTG CTGGGAATGGCAAACGCTTTAGAAACGCTATGTGGGCAAGCTTTTGGGGCTAAAAAGTACCACATGTTGGGTGTATACATGCAGCGATCGTGGATCGTTCTTTTCACGTGCTGCGTACTGCTTTTGCCTCTCTATCTCTTTGCCTCTCCGGTGCTGAAGCTGCTGGGACAGCCTTCAGAAGTGGCGGAGCTATCTGGGCGTGTGACAATGTGGATGATACCGCTTCATTTTAGCTTCGCATTTCAGTTCCCTCTCACGAGGTTCTTGCAGAGCCAGCTCAAAACTGCGGTGACTGCGTGGGTGTCTCTGGCGGCACTTGTGGTCCATGTCATTCTGAGTTGGCTGTTTGTGTTTAAGCTTCAACTTGGAGTTGTTGGAATTGCAGTTACTTTGAACTTTTCCTGGTGGGTTCTGGTCTTTGGGCTTCTGGGTTATGCTGTTTGCGGTGGTTGTCCTCTTACATGGACTGGTTTCTCCATTGAAGCATTTTCTCATCTCTGGGATTTTGTCAAACTTTCGGCTGCTTCCGGACTCATGCTTTG CTTAGAGAATTGGTATTATAGAATACTGATATTGATGACTGGAAATCTACCGAATGCAGAAATTGCCGTGGATGCTTTGTCCATATG CATGGCAATAAATGGATGGGAGATGATGATTCCTCTTGCATTCTTTGCCGCAACCGG agTGAGGGTCGCAAATGAGCTTGGAGCTGGCAATGGAAAAGGAGCCAAATTTGCTACGATAGTGTCGGTGGTAACATCAGTTATAATTGGTCTCTTCTTCTGGTTATTGATTATGATTTTCCACAATGAGTTTGCCTTGATCTTCTCTTCAAGCAAACCTGTCCTCCAAGAAGTCAACAAGCTTTCAGTCCTCCTAGCCTTCACTATTTTTCTCAATAGTGTTCAGCCAGTTCTCTCTG GCGTGGCTGTGGGATCGGGATGGCAATCATATGTTGCCTACATAAACTTAGGTTGCTACTATCTCATTGGGGTGCCTCTCGGATTTTTCATGGGCTGGTTCTTCCATCAAGGAGTTATG GGAATTTGGGCTGGAATGATTTTTGGTGGGACAGCAGTTCAAACCTTGATATTGGCCATCATTACCATACGATGTGACTGGGAaaaagag GCAGAGAAAGCTACGACGCACCTAATGAACTGGGCAGCGGACACAAATTAA
- the LOC132188333 gene encoding classical arabinogalactan protein 4-like, whose translation MKMGFYGFQVLMILGLLATFCIAQAPGPAPTASPPTATPPTATPPTATPPSPAPTPSPPTSPSPAPAPTSKAPSPSPTKAPTSAPTPSAKSPSPVSPAPKNSSPPAPSPVTPSSQPPAADQTPSAAFSPSKAVIAGTALVGTFFAVVLA comes from the coding sequence ATGAAGATGGGTTTCTATGGCTTCCAAGTTTTGATGATCTTGGGTCTCTTGGCCACCTTTTGCATAGCCCAGGCTCCAGGGCCAGCACCAACCGCCTCACCACCCACAGCCACGCCACCCACTGCCACGCCACCCACCGCCACGCCACCCTCACCAGCTCCAACCCCATCACCACCTACATCTCCATCGCCAGCGCCGGCTCCGACCTCAAAGGCCCCGTCCCCTTCACCAACCAAAGCCCCTACCTCAGCTCCCACTCCTTCAGCGAAATCTCCTTCACCCGTGTCTCCTGCTCCCAAGAACTCTTCACCGCCGGCACCCAGTCCCGTTACCCCCTCATCCCAGCCACCGGCTGCTGATCAGACCCCCAGTGCCGCCTTCTCTCCTAGCAAAGCCGTTATTGCTGGAACCGCTCTTGTTGGAACTTTCTTCGCCGTGGTGCTGGCTTAG
- the LOC132187559 gene encoding protein DETOXIFICATION 27-like isoform X1, translating into MPQISSTSVIEESKLPLLDHHLCSTIHSNNKNDGHELRDYFSQRFWIESKKLWHIVGPAIFFRATNYSMIVITQIFAGHLGDLELAAISLAYNVIIGFDFGLLLGLASALETLCGQAFGAKKYYMLGVYLQRAWIILFICCVLILPLFLFTSPILRLMGQPREVAELTGVVAVGIIPLHFCLGFLFPLQRFLQCQLKTGVIAWLSLIVLLMHLITSWLFVYVFKLGVIGTAVTLSFSWWLLALGLLLYTLFGGCPLTWNGFSIDAFSGLWEFTKLSAASGVMICLENWYYRILILITGSLSNAEIDLDALSICMAISSWQMMIPLSFFAGAGVRVANELGAGNGEGARFATVVSVVTSTMIGLGCWFVIMILNHKIALLFSSSEPVLEMVDNLKVLLAFTILLNSIQPVLSGVAVGSGWQAYVAYINLGCYYLLGLPLGYLLGWHFHQGVMGIWAGMMFGGVGIQTLILAMIVGRCNWDKEVEKVNMIKEKWEAIGKKQEERCI; encoded by the exons ATGCCTCAGATCAGCAGTACTAGTGTAATCGAGGAATCAAAGCTCCCCTTACTAGATCATCATTTATGTTCAACCATTCACTCGAATAACAAAAACGATGGTCATGAGCTGCGTGACTACTTTTCGCAAAGGTTTTGGATCGAATCGAAGAAACTATGGCACATTGTTGGCCCTGCAATCTTCTTCCGTGCCACCAACTACTCCATGATAGTAATCACCCAAATCTTTGCCGGTCATTTGGGTGATCTTGAGCTAGCTGCAATCTCACTTGCTTACAATGTCATCATTGGCTTCGACTTTGGTCTTTTG TTAGGACTGGCAAGTGCACTAGAAACGTTGTGCGGCCAAGCTTTTGGAGCCAAAAAGTATTACATGTTAGGTGTATACCTGCAGCGTGCATGGATTATTTTGTTCATTTGTTGCGTTCTGATACTGCCTTTGTTCCTATTTACCTCTCCAATCTTGAGACTCATGGGACAACCTCGGGAGGTGGCGGAGTTAACTGGGGTGGTTGCCGTTGGGATTATACCACTTCACTTCTGCTTGGGATTTCTGTTCCCCCTGCAGAGGTTCTTGCAGTGCCAGCTTAAGACAGGAGTGATCGCATGGCTGTCTTTGATAGTGCTTCTGATGCATTTGATCACAAGCTGGTTGTTTGTGTATGTGTTCAAGCTTGGGGTGATTGGCACTGCTGTAACTTTGAGCTTCTCTTGGTGGCTCTTGGCGCTGGGGTTGCTGCTTTACACACTTTTTGGTGGCTGCCCCTTGACTTGGAATGGTTTCTCCATTGATGCATTTTCTGGTCTCTGGGAATTCACTAAGCTCTCTGCTGCTTCTGGGGTCATGATTTG CTTGGAGAATTGGTACTACAGGATATTGATATTGATCACTGGAAGCCTTAGTAACGCAGAGATTGACCTGGATGCTTTATCCATCTG CATGGCCATTAGTAGCTGGCAGATGATGATTCCACTGTCTTTCTTTGCTGGAGCTGG GGTGAGGGTGGCAAATGAGCTTGGAGCAGGAAATGGAGAAGGGGCAAGGTTTGCCACAGTGGTGTCGGTTGTAACATCTACTATGATCGGCCTAGGATGCTGGTTTGTGATAATGATTTTGAACCACAAAATTGCTCTTTTATTCTCGTCTAGCGAACCTGTCCTGGAAATGGTGGACAACCTCAAAGTTCTCTTGGCTTTTACCATTCTGCTTAACAGTATTCAGCCAGTTCTCTCTG GAGTTGCTGTGGGGTCGGGATGGCAAGCATACGTGGCATACATAAATCTTGGTTGCTATTATTTGTTAGGGCTCCCGCTTGGATACCTTCTTGGATGGCATTTCCACCAAGGTGTCATG GGCATATGGGCTGGAATGATGTTTGGCGGAGTTGGGATCCAGACTTTGATATTGGCCATGATTGTGGGTCGGTGCAACTGGGACAAGGAG GTGGAGAAAGTTAATATGATTAAAGAGAAGTGGGAAGCCATCGGAAAGAAACAGGAGGAGCGGTgcatttaa
- the LOC132186753 gene encoding RING-H2 finger protein ATL32-like codes for MRVKIEDLRRIIWAHALLIAQASLLANAEPSTESPESSFDFDWKITPSMMIVTVALVCFFAFLAFFSIYLRKCARSRVAAAAAADASLPNASSYGPDRPRRRGLDRSVIETFPVITYSMVKGLKIGKGELECAVCLSEFEGHETLRLLPTCNHVFHSDCIDTWLTSRVTCPVCRAKVAPAVNGIAANSSQSTESSNEPTQENSGSRLGEEQNHVVVDIEEAQGGEIVNRPPRTGTSGKLRRSYSTGHSPVENTERYTLRLPEEVRKQVLEGEKLERSMSYGVVLATVASSRKGYTSGDVDGIRLSVEGKCDECR; via the coding sequence ATGAGAGTCAAGATCGAAGATCTTCGCAGGATCATATGGGCCCACGCGCTCCTCATTGCGCAGGCGTCCCTTCTCGCCAATGCGGAGCCAAGTACGGAATCACCGGAGAGCTCCTTCGATTTCGACTGGAAGATCACACCGTCGATGATGATCGTCACAGTCGCCCTCGTCTGCTTCTTCGCCTTCTTGGCTTTCTTCTCCATCTACCTCCGCAAATGTGCCCGGTCACGCgtcgccgccgccgccgccgccgatGCTTCTTTGCCCAACGCCTCCTCCTATGGCCCAGACCGCCCCCGACGCCGTGGTCTAGACCGATCGGTGATCGAGACCTTTCCGGTGATCACCTACTCCATGGTCAAGGGTCTCAAGATCGGCAAAGGAGAGCTCGAGTGCGCGGTGTGCTTGAGCGAGTTCGAGGGCCACGAAACGCTGCGCTTGTTACCCACATGCAACCATGTCTTCCACTCCGATTGTATTGACACCTGGTTAACTTCTCGGGTGACATGTCCGGTTTGCAGAGCTAAGGTCGCCCCGGCGGTCAATGGAATCGCCGCCAATTCATCGCAGTCAACAGAGTCAAGCAACGAACCAACCCAAGAAAACTCGGGGTCCCGACTAGGCGAAGAACAAAATCACGTTGTGGTTGATATTGAGGAAGCTCAAGGCGGAGAGATCGTGAACCGCCCACCGAGAACGGGGACATCGGGGAAGTTACGGAGGTCGTACTCGACGGGTCACTCGCCGGTGGAGAACACGGAGAGGTACACGTTGAGATTGCCAGAGGAGGTGAGGAAGCAGGTTTTGGAGGGTGAGAAGCTGGAGCGTTCGATGAGCTACGGCGTCGTTTTGGCAACAGTAGCGAGTTCGAGAAAAGGGTATACGAGTGGTGACGTGGACGGGATAAGACTGTCCGTTGAAGGAAAATGTGACGAATGCCGCTAG